A region from the Serinibacter arcticus genome encodes:
- a CDS encoding alpha/beta hydrolase: protein MDPVTTTYDADVLGGEFVSRTIPLADDGDGPDGTTATLVRCGTPTRERAVLFVHGFSDYFFQAQHARNVVAGGLDFYALDLRRYGRSLRPGQVPALVRDVAEYDEEILAALAIIRSEGHRQVVLVGHSTGGLVVTLFAHHHPRSIHAVVLNSPWYDINDTPLRRSLSGPLAAVASWRDPDAVISRLSRTYTASIHASTGGEWDFDLAWKPLEGFPVRASWLSAIRRAQRRVAEGLDLRVPVLMATSTRSGGAGGTAITPAQVRTTDTVLDVRHMWAVAGKLGSDVTLRTVPNGMHDLALSPSPAREDYEHALLDWIDRRL, encoded by the coding sequence ATGGACCCCGTCACGACGACGTACGACGCCGACGTCCTGGGCGGCGAGTTCGTCTCCCGCACCATCCCGCTCGCGGACGACGGCGACGGTCCCGACGGCACGACCGCCACCCTCGTGCGGTGCGGCACCCCGACCCGCGAGCGCGCGGTGCTGTTCGTGCACGGGTTCTCGGACTACTTCTTCCAGGCGCAGCACGCGCGCAACGTGGTCGCTGGCGGGCTCGACTTCTACGCGCTCGACCTGCGCCGCTACGGCCGCTCGCTGCGCCCCGGGCAGGTCCCGGCGCTGGTCCGCGACGTCGCGGAGTACGACGAGGAGATCCTCGCCGCGCTGGCGATCATCCGGTCGGAGGGGCACCGCCAGGTCGTGCTGGTCGGGCACTCCACCGGGGGCCTGGTCGTGACGCTGTTCGCCCACCACCACCCGCGCTCGATCCACGCCGTCGTGCTCAACAGTCCCTGGTACGACATCAACGACACCCCGCTCAGGCGCAGCCTCAGCGGACCGCTCGCGGCGGTCGCCTCCTGGCGCGACCCCGACGCCGTCATCTCGCGCCTGTCCCGCACCTACACCGCCTCGATCCACGCCAGCACGGGCGGCGAGTGGGACTTCGACCTGGCCTGGAAGCCGCTCGAGGGCTTCCCCGTGCGCGCGTCCTGGCTGAGCGCGATCCGCCGCGCCCAGCGCCGCGTCGCCGAGGGGCTCGACCTGCGCGTGCCGGTGCTGATGGCGACGTCGACGCGCTCGGGCGGCGCCGGCGGGACCGCGATCACCCCGGCCCAGGTGCGCACCACGGACACGGTCCTCGACGTGCGGCACATGTGGGCCGTCGCCGGGAAGCTCGGCAGCGACGTCACCCTGCGCACCGTGCCGAACGGCATGCACGACCTCGCCCTCTCGCCGTCGCCCGCCCGCGAGGACTACGAGCACGCGCTCCTCGACTGGATCGACCGGCGGCTGTGA